One region of Gossypium raimondii isolate GPD5lz chromosome 6, ASM2569854v1, whole genome shotgun sequence genomic DNA includes:
- the LOC128041952 gene encoding probable inactive receptor kinase At5g53320 — translation MPLCFFLLRNYRIFLLSGNFITGCVANQGFERLSSKLDKLENLDLSDNHFNNSILASLSELSSLKSLNLAYNVFTRSNPTNVLEI, via the exons ATGCCTCTTTGTTTCTTCCTTTTGAGAAATTACAGAATCTTTCTTTTAAGTGGGAATTTCATAACCGGCTGTGTTGCCAATCAGG GTTTTGAAAGGTTGTCATCGAAATTGGATAAGTTGGAGAATCTTGACTTGAGTGACAATCATTTCAACAATAGCATTTTAGCATCCTTAAGTGAACTTTCCTCGCTTAAGTCTTTAAATCTAGCTTACAATGTATTCACAAGATCAAATCCTACCAAtg TTTTGGAAATATAG